The DNA region TATGAAGAATATTGGAATTCGGCTGAAAAAAAAGGTTATTCGGGCGTGGCGATTTTTTCAAAAATCAAACCTCTTTGCGTAGCTTATGATATGGGTATTGAACATCACGATAAAGAAGGTCGGATCATTACTATAGAATATGAGCATTTTTATTTAGTGAATGTCTATACGCCAAATTCCAAGCGCGAACTTGAAAGATTACCCTACCGAATGCAATGGGAGGATGACTTTAGAACATTCTTAAAGCAATTGGAAATAAAAAAGCCTGTTGTTGTGTGTGGGGATTTAAATGTCGCGCATCAAGAAATTGACCTTAAAAATCCAAAAACGAATCGAAAAAATGCCGGCTTCACAGATGAAGAAAGAGAGAAATTTACTCAATTGCTCAATGCTGGCTTTACAGATACTTATCGGTATTTTTACCCTGATTTAGAGGGGGCTTACACGTGGTGGAGTTATATGGGCAAAGCTAGAGAAAACAACACGGGTTGGAGAATCGATTATTTTTTATGCTCAAATATTCTTGCTCCAAAACTCAAAAGTGCTGCAATATACCCTGAAATTACAGGGAGCGATCATTGCCCCGTAGGCATCGAACTAGATGTTTAAAGTCTGAGAGAAGTTCAGTTCATAAGGGGTGACTTGATAAACATAATAATTGAGCCAATTGCTAAAAATCAAGCTCGCCCCTGCCCGCCAATTCACACTTGCTTGATGATTTGAATCGAAATAATTTTTTGGCACATCTATCTTTAGCCCTTTGGCGATGTCTCTTTCATATTCTTGCTTTAGGGTATCGCGATCGTATTCCAAATGCCCGATAATGAAAATCTTTTTATTATCACGAGATTTGATAATGCCCGCCCCTGCTTCAGTATCTTCACATAAAACACATAAATCTTGGCATTGCAAAATTTTCTCTTCATCAACTTTAGTGTGCCTAGAATGAGGCATATAAATCTTATCATCACACCCGTTAAACAAAATATCGGAGGTATTTGTTTTGGAATTGGCAAAAACACCAAAAACTTTTTTATCCAAAGGGTATTTTTGAATGCCATAATGATGATACAGACCTGCCATCGCCCCCCAACAAATATAAATCGTGCTATTGACGTGAGTTTGAGCAAATTCTAAAACCTCTTTCATTTCATCCCAATAAGCCACTTCTTCAAATTCCATTGTCTCAATCGGAGCTCCTGTGATGATCATTCCATCAAAATACATATTTTTGAGTGCATCGAATTTTTTATAAAACCTTTCCAAATGGGTTTTAGGCGTATGTTTGCTCTCATAAGTTTGCGTCGTAAGCAAAGTAATCTTGACTTGGAGGGGTGAATTAGCAAGAAGCCTTATGAGTTGGCTTTCAGTTTGGATTTTGGTGGGCATCAAATTAAATATTGCAATTTCAATTGGTCGGATATCTTGTCTGAGCGCTCTAGTTGAAGACATTACGAAAATATTCTCATTTTGAAGCGCTTTAAAAGCTGGGATTTCTTGA from Helicobacter sp. 12S02232-10 includes:
- a CDS encoding exodeoxyribonuclease III encodes the protein MKLISWNVNGLRACMNKGFMEFFTSINADIFCIQESKMSPDQAAFEFKGYEEYWNSAEKKGYSGVAIFSKIKPLCVAYDMGIEHHDKEGRIITIEYEHFYLVNVYTPNSKRELERLPYRMQWEDDFRTFLKQLEIKKPVVVCGDLNVAHQEIDLKNPKTNRKNAGFTDEEREKFTQLLNAGFTDTYRYFYPDLEGAYTWWSYMGKARENNTGWRIDYFLCSNILAPKLKSAAIYPEITGSDHCPVGIELDV
- the metA gene encoding homoserine O-succinyltransferase; the encoded protein is MPVIIPQEIPAFKALQNENIFVMSSTRALRQDIRPIEIAIFNLMPTKIQTESQLIRLLANSPLQVKITLLTTQTYESKHTPKTHLERFYKKFDALKNMYFDGMIITGAPIETMEFEEVAYWDEMKEVLEFAQTHVNSTIYICWGAMAGLYHHYGIQKYPLDKKVFGVFANSKTNTSDILFNGCDDKIYMPHSRHTKVDEEKILQCQDLCVLCEDTEAGAGIIKSRDNKKIFIIGHLEYDRDTLKQEYERDIAKGLKIDVPKNYFDSNHQASVNWRAGASLIFSNWLNYYVYQVTPYELNFSQTLNI